A window of Nocardia arthritidis genomic DNA:
TCGCCGAGAACCTGGAGATCGCCAAGGAGCTGTTGAAGGCCACCTCCGCCGCCAACATCATCCTCGAGGTCGAGATCGGCGTCGTCGGCGGTGAAGAGGACGGCGTCGAGGCCGAGATCAACGAGAAGCTCTACACCTCGCCGCACGATTTCGAGCGGACCATCGATGCGCTCGGCTCCGGTGAGAACGGCAAGTACATCCTGGCCGCCACCTTCGGCAATGTGCACGGCGTCTACAAGCCGGGCAATGTGGTGCTCAAGCCGGAGGTGCTGGCCGAGGGTCAGCGCGTCGCGGCCGCGAAGCTCGGCCTGCCCGAGGGTTCCAAGCCGTTCGATTTCGTCTTCCACGGCGGTTCGGGCTCGCTGAAGTCGGAGATCGAGGACTCGCTGCGGTACGGCGTCGTGAAGATGAATGTCGACACCGACACCCAGTACGCGTTCACCCGTCCGGTCGCGGGCCACATGTTCGCCAACTACGACGGCGTGCTGAAGATCGACGGCGAGGTCGGCAACAAGAAGACCTACGATCCGCGCAGCTACCTGAAAAAGGCAGAGACTTCGATGGCGGCGCGGGTCGTCGAGGCGTGCAATGATCTGAAGTCCGCGGGACGCTCGATCAGCGCCTGACCTAACGACCCCACGGGGGGCTTGGAGCACATGAGTCTGGATGTGCGCGTGCTCGGGCCCGTTCGATTGCTCGTCGGCGGTGAGCCGGTGGCGGTCGGCGGGCCCAAGCCGCGGGCCTTGCTCGCCGCGCTGACGGTGAACCGGCGACGCGCGGTGAGTTCGGCCGCCTTGGCCGACATGGTGTGGAACGAGGATCCACCCGATTCCTATGCGGCGAGCCTGCAGGTATTCGTCTCGAATATCCGTAAGGCCCTGCGTAATTCGGGTGTCGATCCGGCGATGGTGCTGCGCACCGAGTCGTCCGGGTATCGGCTGGAGATCAGCGAGAACGAATGCGATCTCGGGCGATTCGAGGCGGCGCGGGACGCGGGCGCCAGGGCCGCCGAGGTCGGCGACCATCCCGGAGCCGGCCAGCTTTTCGGTGCGGCACTGAAGGAGTGGAGCGGACGCGCACTGGCCGATCTGGCCGGTCTACAGTTCGCCGACGGTTTCGCCACCGCGATGGACGAGGAGCTGCTGCTCGTCACCTCCGCCCGGATCGATGCCGAAATCGCTTGCGGGCGGGCGTCATCGGTGATCGGCGAGCTGGTCGCGCTGACCACCGACCATCCGCTGCGCGAACCGCTGTGGGTGCAGCTGATCACCGCGCTGTATCTGTCGGGGCGCCAGGCCGATGCGCTGGATGCCTGCCGCCGGGTGCGCACCGTCCTCGCCGAGGAACTCGGCATCGATCCGAGCCCGGCGCTGATGGACCTGGAGCAGCGGGTGCTGCGCCAGGAACCGCTCAGCACCATGGAGATGAAGCGCGCCGAGCGGATGGCCGCGGCGATGACCGAGACGGTCACCGAACTGCCGCGCGCCGTGCGCAGCGGCCAGCTGCGTATGCCGGACGGCCGGGCGGTGCGAATCGCCCAGGGCGGCATGCGAATCGGCCGGATGACCGATAACGATCTCGTCCTCGACGATCCGAAGGCCAGCCGCTACCACGCGCACATCATGCCGAGCCGGGCCGGGCTGCTGATCAAGGATTTGCATTCGGCCAACGGCGTTTTCGTCAACGACGCACCGATCGACAGCGGTGCGCTGCTCGCCGACGGGGATGCCATCCGGATCGGCGCGACCGTGCTTACCTTCCAGGCGATTTCGTAGCGGACGAAGTCCGACCTCGGCTGCGGGCACGCCTAGTACTCGCAGTCGACCCCGTCGTGGTTCGAATCGAGGGCCGGGTTGTAACCGGGTTGGCCGATGGTGAGCGGGCCCGGGTGCATGGCCCGCACCGTGCTGCAGTCGAAGTAGAAGGCCGGTTCTTGCTTGTCCTTCTTGTCCTTCTTCTCCTGCTCCTTGATCATTTCCCTGGAGCGTTCCGGATCGTTGTCGGA
This region includes:
- a CDS encoding BTAD domain-containing putative transcriptional regulator codes for the protein MSLDVRVLGPVRLLVGGEPVAVGGPKPRALLAALTVNRRRAVSSAALADMVWNEDPPDSYAASLQVFVSNIRKALRNSGVDPAMVLRTESSGYRLEISENECDLGRFEAARDAGARAAEVGDHPGAGQLFGAALKEWSGRALADLAGLQFADGFATAMDEELLLVTSARIDAEIACGRASSVIGELVALTTDHPLREPLWVQLITALYLSGRQADALDACRRVRTVLAEELGIDPSPALMDLEQRVLRQEPLSTMEMKRAERMAAAMTETVTELPRAVRSGQLRMPDGRAVRIAQGGMRIGRMTDNDLVLDDPKASRYHAHIMPSRAGLLIKDLHSANGVFVNDAPIDSGALLADGDAIRIGATVLTFQAIS
- a CDS encoding excalibur calcium-binding domain-containing protein, whose product is MKVLYALPALCGAGLVVVGIAFAPQAAAAPPIPSAKTISDNDPERSREMIKEQEKKDKKDKQEPAFYFDCSTVRAMHPGPLTIGQPGYNPALDSNHDGVDCEY
- the fbaA gene encoding class II fructose-bisphosphate aldolase, with translation MPIATPEVYAEMLGRAKANSFAFPAINCTSSETINAAIKGFADAGSDGIIQFSTGGAEFGSGLGVKDMVVGAVALAEFAHVIAAKYDVTIALHTDHCPKDKLDSFVRPLIAISQERVNAGQNPLFQSHMWDGSAIPIAENLEIAKELLKATSAANIILEVEIGVVGGEEDGVEAEINEKLYTSPHDFERTIDALGSGENGKYILAATFGNVHGVYKPGNVVLKPEVLAEGQRVAAAKLGLPEGSKPFDFVFHGGSGSLKSEIEDSLRYGVVKMNVDTDTQYAFTRPVAGHMFANYDGVLKIDGEVGNKKTYDPRSYLKKAETSMAARVVEACNDLKSAGRSISA